One genomic segment of Penaeus chinensis breed Huanghai No. 1 chromosome 13, ASM1920278v2, whole genome shotgun sequence includes these proteins:
- the LOC125031399 gene encoding uncharacterized protein LOC125031399: protein MPDSPQVPGARSCFLDDLCESEEYISSGVKLDVSAEQPSSIQVQSSVQNKMKFVSLFLVVMVAVLVALTSVGADPIPQPGFSKGVRPRRFHQGPSVIYQVAHPPPFVHFAPQPVHFIQQPVVLLHQPIGLGHGPAFHGKGFKG, encoded by the exons ATGCCTGATTCGCCCCAAGTTCCCGGAGCAAGGTCATGCTTTCTGGACGACCTTTGTGAGTCAGAGGAGTATATAAGCAGTGGAGTCAAGTTGGATGTCAGTGCAGAGCAGCCGAGCTCGATTCAAGTGCAATCCTCAGTACAAAACAAAATGAAGTTC GTAAGCCTTTTCCTCGTCGTGATGGTGGCGGTGCTTGTGGCGCTGACGTCTGTCGGCGCCGACCCCATCCCTCAGCCTGGCTTCTCGAAGGGCGTGCGGCCGCGCCGCTTCCACCAAGGGCCCTCCGTAATCTACCAGGTggcccacccaccccccttcgtCCACTTCGCACCGCAGCCCGTCCATTTCATCCAACAGCCCGTTGTTTTGCTCCACCAACCCATCGGCCTGGGTCACGGGCCGGCCTTCCACGGCAAGGGATTCAAAGGTTGA